Part of the Capsicum annuum cultivar UCD-10X-F1 chromosome 12, UCD10Xv1.1, whole genome shotgun sequence genome is shown below.
TACCAGGCCCTAGGTGCCTTCCTTAATCCATAAAGTACTTTTCTTAACAAGTATACCTAATCATTAGATCCTCTAAAACCTTCAGGCTACTCtacataaattttattttcaagaaacGCGTTAAGAAAAGAGAACTTTACGTCCAATTGAAATACTTTTCACCCTTGTTGTGCTGCAACTGCAAGAAGCAAACTAATGGTATCAAACCTTTTAACTGGTACAAAGCTTTCAAGAAAATCAATTCCATGTTGTTTGGCATAACCTTTTATGACCAGCCTTGCTTTGTACTTATTGGGTGTGTCATCTGAGTTCAACATAGTCTTGAATACCCATCGAGTTCAAAGAACCAGCCTATCATGAGGTCTAGGTACAAGTACCCATGTATCATCACATTAAGCTCCTCCTCCATGGAAGCCATCTATTCTGGAATTTGAAATGCATTGTCTATGCTGGTTGGCTCCAATATAGAACCATTGCACCTGCtatatatgtcttcaattgatctGGTACCTCTTACtgtaaaatcatcaaaatcttctttatccaaaattgattcttcttcttGGACACTTTGTTCTTGATTAGTGATCTGTAAAGGAGAAACAACCATATTCTTCATGTCCCACATAGCATTTTCATCAAACTTAACGCATTTACTCACATTTATTTGCTGTGAAATAGGATTTAAAAATCCTATAGCCTTTCAAAGTGCTGCTATAGCCCACAAATATTTGAACATTGGCTTTTTGATCAAGTTTATCCCTTTTAACTTTGGGAATGTAAGAGTAACATATGCAGCCAAACACTTTAAGATGTGAGACAGATGGCTTGGATCCAATCTATGCTTCATATGGCATCTTTTCTTTAACGACTCTTATTGGTAATCTATTTTGAAGATAGACAGTGGTATTAAAAACTTCGACCCATAACACCTTAGGCAGCCCTTTGTCAAATAGAAGACTCCTAGCTATATTCATAATGgacctatttttcctttcacttACACCATTTTATTGTGGTGTGTAAGTAACAGCAAGTTGGTGATGAATTTCTACTTTCTGAAAGAAATCCCTAAATTGATCGAAAGTGAACTCAGTCCCATTATCAAACTTTAAGATTTTTATCAAAGAGACACATTAATTTTCAATAGTTGCTTTAAACTTTTGAAATGCGACAAACACTTCAGATTTTTGCTTCAAAAAATAAACCCAACAAAACCTTGTAAGGTCATCAATGAATAAAAGAAAGTATTTGCTGACATTATAAGAAGGAATACTCATAGGTCCACACACATTAGTATGTATTAGTTGGAGCTTTTAACTAGTTTTCTAGCCTTGATTCATAGGAAATAGTAATTGACTTAGCTTCGTAATTTGACAAACTCCACATGCATTAGAGTTTTCATTCATGAAAGGCAAATCAATCACAAGTTccttattttgaatcatttttaaGGACTTAAAATTTATGTGGCCAAGACTTTTATTCCATACATAACTGTCATCATGTATACCAACATAAGCTCCAATCTCAGTATGTTTCCAATCAAGAAGAAAGCTTCTATTGAGCATTTTGACCGTGAGCAATTTTATACCAGTTGGATCCatgatttcacatattttatcattaaGTAACAGGGCATAATTGTTCTCAAGCAACTAACCAACACTTAGAAAAGTTTGGCTCATTTCAGGAACAAATAGTATATCAAAGATAAGCTTTATACCTGATGGAGTTGGAATAGCAACTGTTCATTTGCCCTTTACATATAAGAGTCTGCCATCTCTAACTCTAAATTTGGAAAAATAGTTTTAGTCCAAACGTTCAAAGTTATTCAAGTTAGATGTCATATGATGTGTACATCCACTATAAACAAGCCACACATCATGATCTTAAGATGATATACTGCATTCTCCAATAATAGAAGCTACAAACTACTTCTCTTCATGATCTTCAACATTTTCAGCAACGTGAGTTAGCTTCACTTGAGCTAGTAAggcttgatttattttttagaccTTATCCACATGACCAAACTATTTGCAGACCTTGGATTGAACTCTAGGTCTGTACCAACAAAACTTCTCCATATGATTAGTCATTTTACAATAGGTGCAAGGTGGATACTTCGATCTTCTGAATCTCGCTTCGTAGTTATATTGCTCCTTCTTATATTTGCCATgtcttttatttaattaccctTTTAATTCACCATTAAACTGAGATTTAGACTTTTATGAAGCCACAAAATCAACTTTATTTAAACTCTCTTCCtctctaaaagcttttctttgcTCCATAACTTGAAGAGCGTTGGATAGTTCATTCAATATGACATGAGACATATCCTATGTATCTCCTATTGAGGAgattttttctttgaacttttatGGGAGTGTCACCATCACCATTTCAACAATCCTTTTCTCTTCTACTTTTTCTCTCAACAATCGAATTTAATTAACAATTTTCATGATCCTATCAATATAATCTATAACTTTTTTAGTCTCTTACATCCTTAACATCTCAAATTCTTTTCTTAGATTCAATATTTGCATTTTTCCTGTCCTATCACGCCCCTAAAATTCTTGCTTCAGCATATCCCAAGTTTCTTTGGCGGTTTCACGTGCTATTATCCTTGTAAAAATTTATTCGGAGATGGCTGCATGAATAAAAGACAAGGCTTTTGGACCTTTTGCAATCTCTTCTTCATGATTTTTGATCTGCTAAAGAGTTGGGTTTGCTCTCAAAGGTTCTGGAGCATTGTCTTCCTTAACATACTTCTATAAACCAATACCTTTTAAGTATTTCTTAATCTTTACAACCCAAACTTTTTAATTCTCACCATTAAAGATAGGAGGTAAAAAAGAAGAGCTTATGTATGCCATGTCAAAAAGAGAACTGGATAGAAATAGACATGAAAAAGTTAAGCTTGGTAGGTGatctttactattttttcttagaaaaacAGTTCCTTAAAGATCAATCTTGCTCTGATGCCAATtaaaggagagaaagagaaacagacataaagaaagagagaaaaaactgAGAAGTAGTGTtgtgatttttcattcatacatcAAATATATAGGAGTAACACATAATTTGTCCGAAAATATTCCTCAAAATCTACAAGGATGTCTCCTTATATTGTTCTTAAATAAAGGAACCACCACATACTATAACTAACTTCAAAAAATCTAGAActcacaacaaaataaaataaagattacaACAAAATATCAAGACCAAGATGCCAAGTTGACAACAGTTAGCATCACACAAAATCAGTACCCTTcatcataaataatataaaaaatgctAGTGTACTAACTTGTTTACAATTAATAAGAAGCTTGATTCGCAAGAGAGACCAAAAAAACAGAGGATATGCAGAGAACCACAGCTTCTTGTAATAAGCAATTGAAGCATTTGATCAAGGTTATTAGGGCATCAATTTTTGCTCCATTCCTCAATTTCAATCTTTTTACAACAAAAAAGATCCCTTGCTACTTTTCCCCATGACTTTTACACCCTTGGGACTATAGTTAATACCTCTTGGAGTGGAAGGTTTCTAAATATTAGCCCAAGTGCATCAGGAATCAATTCATGCCACCAACGAAACTCAAAACTCTTCTCCATATTAGCTCTTGATTTGTTGATATTTGTTTAGTTGAGGTGTGGAAAAGTCAACCCAAACACtagtttttttaattctttttttttcgaaaataagaagaattcaacattatcacATATTTCATCCCCTTTATTCACAGGCAGTCATCATGTCTCTTTAAGCCAGTTCTTGGTTACAAAGGATAAATAAACCAAAGGGGTACTTAATATATTGTAGTGATACTTAAAAATTAAACTTATCCCTTATTCCACAACTCCCTTTTAttgtgatacattaaaatcataaaaacatagGCCATAACAATATTTTGcatcaaaatttgatttaaaataacTTCTACCTATGAGGAGCATTAATAGGCCAACCAAGATTGCTGACCTCCAAGCCTTGTTCAGCTCCACAGAAACTTGTTCTATTGTTGGGCGTATTATCCTTGTTTCAAACACACAACATACTGTAATTTGCAATATGGATTTCAATGCCTCATGGATTATTGGATTCCCATTCAGAATTGGATCTTCAAACTTAGTTATTGGAAGCTTTCCTATACTCACGTACTTTGGTTGCATCAGTTCACGAGGATCGGATAATATACAATGAAAGTGTAACTAAGATAAAATGTCCACTAcatataatttttaatactttCACTGTCCCAATTCATGTGACAATCTTTCTTGTGTCACAAAAATAATTAACCACACATTTCTAATGCTTTGATATAAATTCGGACACAGGCAGAGTACTAAGCTTAGATTACTAACGTGCAAATGATGGAAGAGACTCAGAGTACACTCATTCTTGATTAAGATAAAATTAGGAAAGAATAAacattaaaatcaatattttcacttttgacCATCTACAAAAACATTAATGCCCTATGCACTAAGAGAAGCCTATTGCATTTTAACTTTGTTAACAATATATGTCTGTCTTCTTCATCAATGTGGGAAATTTTTGTACCAGATAGGACTTGCAGCATTACAACTCCAAAGCTATAAATGTCAGTAGAACAAGTGAGTAACCCACTATTCTTGTATTCAGGGTCTGTGCACTCCAATTTCAGAAACATCTTCAAAAACATTACTTTTTTTCAttcctacttttctttcttccATTCTTATCATTTATGATTGCCCAAATTCCCATAGCTTTGGTTCCAATGTCTTGTTCAAAAGATTGTTTCTAAGTTGTCAGGAAAAAATTATTGGAATATACATTGTTAGTAATTTCTAATTAGAGAATTAGTTCATAACaaattaatagtttttttttgcGTTATGTGAAAACAATTCCTAACAACAAAATATTAGAATATTTTTGTACAAGAAATGATTACCTTAATGTGGCCATGAATAGTGTAaccatcaatatatatattgatggaGATATTTGATTGCACATGCACAGTCTCTCAGAATTTTAACTCTTATCTTCTCCTAAATTTATATCATGTACTAGTTGTAacattaaattttgaaaaaaattataatgcaTATATTAAACGAATGAAACTTTGTGACAGATGTTTGTCAAAGAATATTGAAATTACTTAGTTTAGTCAGTtgatagtatttatttatttttgtttgctaCAGTTCAATAATGCAAGTCAGCTAGTTCAGTGTTAGTATAGTCGGGTAATTTCTGTTGAGTTTGTTATAAGATTGTTAGAATCCAACTATAGCCAGCTGTCATGATACTGACAAGTATATATGCACACTTTGGAGATATTATTGAGTCAAGCAATTCATTTCAATGAAAGCAGTTTCTGTTTTCCACTTTCTGTAGTTTTTCCAATGCACAACTTCTACCATTGTTGCTTGATTGCTCCTAAGTATGCAGGATACTCTACCTTGGATTTCTCTTAATATGGTATCGGATCCAAGTTACTCCTTCTTCGTTTCCTTTAGCTACAAATTTTTTGAGTTAAACTCTTTGACTTGTTCATAATTCTTTGTTTTCCCTTAATTCATGATAATTTGGTTTTCTAATCCTCTGTTGTTTCTCTACAATGGAAATTACCTCAAATTTCACTACTTTAATGGCTAATACTTTGAGTTCTTTTGCTTCAACCACGAGTGTTGATATGAGTGACTCGCTCTATGTGCATCCCTCTGATAGCCAGGATTAACCCTTGCTCCTACTCAATTTTATGAAATAGGATATAGTTCATGGTGGAAAGGCATTATGCTATCTCTTTTAGTGAAAAACATATTAGGTTTCATCAATGGTGACTGTGTGAAAACCTGTTGTAGATTTTCCCCAATAGtaatattggcaaatatgagatGACATGCTAATATCATGGATCTTAAATTTTCTTACTAAGGAAATTACAGATAGTATAGATTATGTGAATAATTCAATTACATTGTGAAGAGAGCTCAAAGATCTTTACAATCAAACTATTGGTgcaaaattatatcaaatttaaaaaaaaaatcaatgactTAACTCAAGAAGTGTTGGATGTTGCTACCTATTATACTAGGATGAAGAAAATATGGGAGGAACTTAATAATTTAAATGATAAGTTTTAGTGTAGAAGCTTATGTACTTATGGAGCAATGGATGGAACACATTAAGCTGAAAATGATATATGCCTTATTCAATTCTTAATGGGACTTACAAGGGTTATATAGTGGTTCAGGGTAGTATATTCACGATGATCCATCTACCTTCCATGGCACATGCTTTCTCTATTTTGATACAAGAGGAAAAATTATAagttatcaatttgataattttctaGCACCCTTTAAGCCTAATCCATCatgcttttccattgattttatgttaatctcttacttaatgctcatttgtgtaggaaaagttgaaaaaaaatgatcaagtcatttaagtaaaaaaaagagaagaaatatgagcAAAAAAGAATAAAAGCTGAACTGCAGGCCCAGAAAAtgaccctcagttaccgcgatcgagGCCTGAGGTTCGCGATCGCATCCAGTCAATAAGTCAGCTTAAGGGAAATTGCGATATGACTACTGCAATCATGTGAGTCACGGACCCGGTCAAGAAATAGCGATCGCAGTTGAGTGAAAAAGCTGTAAGGGCAAAATTGTAATTTACTTAAAGAGACCAAGAGTAAGGtgacatttttgtaatatttgccAAATGTGGAATTGGGGCTAATATAGGGGTTTTGTAGCTCATGACCATTCATTATCTTTCCCTATCTTTCATCTTCAAATTATCTTAgtttagggtttgttttctttAGAGCTTGGAGCTTGAATTTATACAAATTTGAGGCAAGAATTAATTAGAGAAACTCAAAAGTGCAGTTATGGTTTTGTCTATTGAAGATCTTTTGAGTCTAAAGTATGGTAtgtcctttttcttatttttgtgatgaataactttgatggacatcttggtatatttattttcattatccttatgatgtgctagatctacctcttgaggttatgcttgattagggtgcaattgtgtgtgggttgtaaCGTATTtatgtagattctagtttgttgatgatgggttctgcTATTgattgattaaattggttgggatttgtggttgaaagccccaaatacccaaataggttttatgggtgaaaatcccaaactcttgaaagctcaagcCATTCTTGAAAGAgcggtttgggtgaactttaggaaccctcatcatccttgaaacaGGGATGTGGAAACGAAGGAAATAGTAAATAATTATTAGGCTTTGTTTGTAATTTTGACTATCTTAGACACAAGGGtaattatgaggttgactattcTTGGGTACCATCCaagaaataggggtgcctaattgaggcATTAGGTGTCTTTAATtaacacactcgttaggtacttgaaagagtcaatgagtgacatctaaGAACTAGCCTCAAGAACTTTAAACCTAATCTACCACATCATTAACAATTAGAATTTGCACCGAATCATTATGTTACCATGCACaacttgcccctaggaaagtATAATCCCAGGATCTATGCCTatttgattatactctaattattcttagtctgaAATTAGTTGTTTAGAagcccaaaaataaatattagttgtGATATTTTTCAAACCTCAAATTTTTACATACTTGTATTCTAGGTTTgaatttatcaatttttcattatttcaagctaacttgatttccactcacattgttcctcaagGATTCAACCCCGACTTAAAAGTTgcgtaaatatattgacgacaatcGTCTTACACTTAAATTAACTTGTAAGTTGGGCATtttcaaaaatggcaccgttgttagagagtgaaacatagttttcactcttgtattatttttagtaaCGTTGGGTTAGTCGTGgtatttttttacattatttggTGTTTTTGTTCCTTCTCAAGTACGTATAATAGTATACACGATACGATGATTCAACGCAGTAGTAATACCGAGATAATTGATGGGCATCTTGAGAACGAGGGTAAGCTAAGTAATGCAGGCTGAGCTAGTGCTATTCATATTGCACCAACAAAAGGAAATATAGTATTCCATATTACTAGCGTGATAATTCATTTGCTTTAAATGAAGGGGTTATCTGGAAGCCAATCACATGAGGATGCTAATCTacacttaaaaatttttattaaGGTGTGTTCTATATTTGAGATTCCCCACATATCTCAAGAGTCAAGCCGGTTGtgtcttttcttattctctttaaTGGGAGAAGCGGTCTTATGGTTGCGGTCTTTTCCCGTGGGTTCTATCTATTTATGGGTTGGGCTCATGGAGGTATTCATTAAAAGAGACCTTCCTTCTCCTCGGATGTTGCAACTAAGAGATGAAATCACCAAATTTTGCCAACTTAATTGCAAATCATTATCTGAGGCTTGGCAATGATTCTACAACAAGTTAATGCAATGCCTAAATCATGAGGTTCTAGATAAAATgcttttttaaattttctataaGGCATTGGATCAATTGAATAAGACGGTAGCCGATAATGCGGTCGGGGATTCTCTTGTCAAACAATCATATAGTGTTGCATCAACTTTATTAGATCAAGTGATCAATAAAAGTAGAGAGTGGCATACAAGAGATACCGACGTGGTTGTGGGGGCTCCCTCTGCATTTTTATGCgccaagaacaaaaaaaatgaagaaaaagatgcaAATATGGATAAAGTGATGACGCAACTTAATCTTCTCACCAAACATGTAATGGGAGATCCTCCTAATATGGTTAACATCATTTTCTCTAAAAGTGCTAGAGCTTATGATGATGAGGAAACAGATTCCCTTGATTAAGAAATTCGCTTCTTGTCAAACCAATTGGGGGTTTCCACCCTACGTATCAAAGACAGAGTGGGAATCAAGTTGGAAGGAAAGGGATCATGATAGAGATTGGCATAATAGAGATTGTGATAGAGATTAGGATTTGAGGGATAAGGAGAAATATTATGGTCGGTATGTTCCTCCACATGATTGATAAAAGGGTAAAGAGTTAAGTTCCATTGACCTGGATAAGCTCAATAATGAAGATGTCCTTGCTCAGGTTTTAATGGGTGTTGAGGCGACCAACAAGATGGGGAGGGAGATGAAAGGTGACTTCTCACAAGTCAGCCAATTATAGATATCTCACTCGTCCTCTATCAAGCAACTTTAAACTTAATTAGGCCAAATCTGGGCACAACTTAATGTAAGACCAAAGGGTGGATTCCCTAGTGACATGGTTGTCAATCTTAAAATTGATTCTCACATCATGGCTATTGTCACTAGGAGTGGTCAAACTTTTTGTAAGGATATTATTAATCTTGGTGAAGACTCTAATAAAAagggaaataaataaaaatccaatGCAAAAAAGAAAGTGGATAGAAGAACCAGATAGTGACGATGCAAAGCCTAATGAGAAAAATGTTGAATGGTCGAAGGCAGTTGATGAAAATGTTGAAAGTGAGAAAGTTCCTGAGGTGATTGATGATGATACTCCAAAACTGGATGAATCTCCAATTGTTCCATTTCCATAAATCAAAATTCCTCTCCCATTCCCACAAAGGCTCAAGAAGAAGGATGCTGATACTAAGTTCAGGAAGTTTCTTGCAAAATTTAGCAATTTATCGGTGAATATTCCTTTCTTCCTTATAGGAAATGCAtaggtatgctaaatttatgaaggacttaTTTTCAAAAAAACGAGTCATGCACTTTGAAAAAATTTACGTAACCCATAATTGTAGTGTTATAATGTCTAGTACAATGGTGGTGAATAAAGAAGACCCGGGTGCATTTACTATTCCTTGTACTATTAGGGTGTACAAATTTGGAAAAGCATTATGTGATCTTGGgtcaagtattaatttgatgccattagCCGTGTTTCAAAAGTTAGGCTTGGGTGCTCCTAAGCCTACCATTATGAGGCTTCTAATGGACGATTGTTCAATCAAAAAGCCCATTGGTGTgttgtatgatgttttggtaaaagttGACCAGATTATCTTTCTGGAAAACTtcattattcttgattgtgacatTGATCATGAGGTCCCAATCATTCTTGGTAGACCATTCTTGGCTACCGTAAAGGCTTTAGTGGATGTGGAATGTTATGAGATAAAATTTTGGGTGAACAATAAAGAAGTATCCTTCAATGTGTGAAAGTCCATAAAGCAACCGATAGActtgcaagtggtgttggtaATTAATATGATAGATGATAAAGTTACCAACACCAAAAGAGAAACTTATGGATGACCTATTGGTGGGTGTATTATGGAACCTTGGGAGTGACGTGGTTGAAGAATATGATAAGGCGGTAGCTCATTGACGTGTCTTGGATCTTACACCAAGAACCCGGTCAaattggatcttgatttgaaaaattgtgtgaGTCAACCCGCCAAGCCTCTATATTAAACCACCTTAACTCGAACTTAAGTTATTACCATCCCATCTCTAATATGTTATCTTGGTTGAGGATAATGTATTTCCAATCATTGTAGCGGGTAATATTGAACCTTGTAAAGTAGatgccttgaaatcaattgtgaAAAATTTCATTTGTGCTATCGGGTGGACTATCGCAGATATTATAGTCATTCCGCCTTGAATTTGTTCTCATAAAATCAAGTTAAATCTTGATCATGTTCCTAGTTTAGAACAACAAAGGAAACCCAATCAACCAATGCCAGAGGTGGTCAAGAAAGAAACCATTAAGTGGCATGATGCTGGAGTTATCTACCCAATTTCCAATAATATGTGGGTGAGTATGGTCTAATGTGTTCTCAGGAAAAGAGGCATGATAGTTGTCCCAAATGATAATAATGATCTTTTACCTATGCGTCCGATCATGGGTTGGAGAGTGTGTATGGACTACCGTAAATTAAACTCGTAGTCCGAGAAAGACAACTTCCCCATgacctttatggatcaaatgttaCATAAACTAGCCGATCAAGGTTGGTATTGCTTCCTTGATGGTTACTCGAggtacaatcaaatttgcatTACCtcagaagaccaagaaaagaccacCTTCACTTGTTCATATGGAACATTTGCTTTCAAGCGTATGccctttgggttatgcaatgcacCGACTATATTCTAACGATGCATGTTGTCCATTTTTGTGGATATGGTATAGGATACAATAGAGGTTTTTATGTATGACTTCTTTATGGTTGGAGATTCATTTAATTATTGCCTTGCTCACTTAAGTAAAGATGTGTGCGGGCTAATCTTGTTTTGAATTGGGAAAATGTCACTTCATGGTTAAGGAAGTCATTGTTCTAGGCGACAAAATTATAGGAAAGGGCATTCAATTGGATTAAGGGAAAGTTAAGGTGATTGCTAAGTTACCCCCCATCGATCTCCGTGAAGGGCgttagaagttttcttggtcatgtcggGTTCTATCTATATTTTAATAAGGATTTCTTGATGATCGCTCATCCTTTTTGCAAGCTTCttgaaaaggaggaaaaattcaaatttgatgatGATTGTGTAAAGGCTTTTATTTGTCTCAGGGAACTCCCTCTGTCGGCTCCTATCATAGTAGTCCCGGATTAGTCATTTCCCTTTGaattaatgtgtgatgcaagtggtatTATTCTAGATGTGCTATTGGgccaaagaaaagagaaattgtTCCACTTGATTTAGTATACAAGCAAGACGTTGAATGATGCTGAACATAATTATACGTTTAAGGATCAAGAGTTGTTACcagtggtgtatgcttttgagaagttttgggctTATTTGTTAGGCACAAAAGTGGTTGTGCACACGGACCATGCTTCTCTTAGATATCTCATGGCCAAGAAAGAGGCAAAACCtcggttgataaggtggatatcGCTTTtctaagagtttgattttgaaacaTTGAAAAGGGTGTGAAAATCAAGTAGCCGACCACCTTTCCCGCCTTAAATCCAATCATGAAAAGTTGATGAGATTTATATTGATGATGCTTTCCCGGATGAGCTAGTCATGTCTCTTTTGAGAAGCGTTGTACCGTGGTATATGGATTATGCTAACTATATTATGAGTGGTGTGCTTCCCGATAAGCTTTAATCATTATCAAAGAAGCGGTTCCTATTTGATatgaaaaagtatttttgggatgaaccattCTTGTTTAGGGAGTGTGTGGATAGTGTGATCCATCGATGTTTCATGGAGGCAGAAATAAGAGATATTCTTGAGGCTTATCACTCTTTTCCATTCGGTGGTCATCATGGTGTGATCCAAATGGCCGCTAAGGTTCTTCAAAGTGGATACTATTGGCATACCCTTTACAGAGTACTTAGGAGTTGGTCAAAAAATACCCTCAATGCCAAATGCAAGGTGGTGTTTAA
Proteins encoded:
- the LOC107849163 gene encoding uncharacterized protein LOC107849163, coding for MVVNKEDPGAFTIPCTIRVYKFGKALCDLGSSINLMPLAVFQKLGLGAPKPTIMRLLMDDCSIKKPIGVLYDVLVKVDQIIFLENFIILDCDIDHEVPIILGRPFLATVKALVDVECYEIKFWVNNKEVSFNV